The Chanodichthys erythropterus isolate Z2021 chromosome 14, ASM2448905v1, whole genome shotgun sequence genome window below encodes:
- the gulp1a gene encoding PTB domain-containing engulfment adapter protein 1 isoform X2, which produces MNRAFNRKKDKSWMHTPEALAKHFIAYNAKFLGNTEVDQPKGTEVVKDAVRKLKFQRHIKKSEGQKIPKVELQISIYGVKILDPKSKEVQYNCQLHRISFCADDKTDKRIFTFICKDSESNKHLCYVFDSEKCAEEITLTIGQAFDLAYKKFLESGGKDVETRKQIGGLQKRIQDLEAENSELKKQLQVLEEQLMIAQVPPLLHINSSNEAYMLQRPSSLFWCHNVTSFSCLEISSVTLTPMSSPDSNLSAGLLTPPPAKPALSKPPSGASVPRPPGNSMSSKTPTDIFDMVPFSPMTPLVPLPASNGSAPPPPARPTEIRRDVFGAEPFDPFTCGAADFPPDIQSKLDEMQEGFKMGLTVEGTVFSLDPLEGRC; this is translated from the exons TTTCTGGGGAATACAGAAGTTGATCAACCCAAAGGTACAGAAGTCGTAAAAGATGCTGTCAGAAAGCTCAAG TTTCAGAGGCATATCAAGAAGTCAGAGGGACAGAAGATCCCAAAAGTGGAATTACAGATCTCCATCTACGGAGTGAAAATATTAGATCCTAAATCAAAG GAAGTACAGTACAACTGTCAGTTGCACCGGATATCCTTCTGTGCAGATGATAAGACAGACAAAAGGATATTCACATTCATTTGTAAAGATTCAGAGTCCAACAAACATCTCTGCTATGTGTTTGACAGTGAAAAATGT GCAGAAGAGATAACATTGACCATCGGCCAAGCATTTGACTTGGCTTACAAGAAGTTTCTGGAGTCTGGGGGAAAAGACGTAGAGACAAGGAAACAGATAGGTGGCCTGCAGAAAAGA ATTCAAGATCTTGAAGCTGAAAATTCGGAATTGAAGAAGCAGTTGCAAGTCTTAGAGGAACAGCTGATGATTGCTCAAGTTCCTCCT CTTCTTCACATTAACTCTTCTAATGAGGCCTATATGCTTCAGAGACCCTCATCTCTCTTCTGGTGTCACAACGTGACCTCGTTCTCTTGTCTCGAAATCTCTTCTGTTACACTAACGCCAATGAGCTCACCTGACTCTAACCTTTCTGCTGGTCTTCTGACTCCTCCACCTGCTAAACCAGCTCTGTCAAAGCCTCCCAGTGGAGCCAGTGTTCCTCGCCCTCCT GGAAACAGCATGTCCTCGAAGACCCCCACTGACATATTTGACATGGTTCCATTTTCTCCAATGACCCCATTGGTTCCATTACCAGCAAGTAATGGCTCGGCCCCTCCACCCCCAGCAAGGCCTACAGAGATTA GGAGAGACGTGTTTGGTGCAGAGCCATTTGACCCATTCACCTGCGGTGCAGCTGACTTTCCTCCCGACATCCAGTCAAAGCTGGATGAGATGCAG GAGGGGTTCAAAATGGGACTAACAGTAGAGGGCACTGTCTTTTCCCTTGATCCACTAGAAGGTCGTTGCTGA
- the gulp1a gene encoding PTB domain-containing engulfment adapter protein 1 isoform X1, which yields MNRAFNRKKDKSWMHTPEALAKHFIAYNAKFLGNTEVDQPKGTEVVKDAVRKLKFQRHIKKSEGQKIPKVELQISIYGVKILDPKSKEVQYNCQLHRISFCADDKTDKRIFTFICKDSESNKHLCYVFDSEKCAEEITLTIGQAFDLAYKKFLESGGKDVETRKQIGGLQKRIQDLEAENSELKKQLQVLEEQLMIAQVPPGNSMSSKTPTDIFDMVPFSPMTPLVPLPASNGSAPPPPARPTEIRRDVFGAEPFDPFTCGAADFPPDIQSKLDEMQEGFKMGLTVEGTVFSLDPLEGRC from the exons TTTCTGGGGAATACAGAAGTTGATCAACCCAAAGGTACAGAAGTCGTAAAAGATGCTGTCAGAAAGCTCAAG TTTCAGAGGCATATCAAGAAGTCAGAGGGACAGAAGATCCCAAAAGTGGAATTACAGATCTCCATCTACGGAGTGAAAATATTAGATCCTAAATCAAAG GAAGTACAGTACAACTGTCAGTTGCACCGGATATCCTTCTGTGCAGATGATAAGACAGACAAAAGGATATTCACATTCATTTGTAAAGATTCAGAGTCCAACAAACATCTCTGCTATGTGTTTGACAGTGAAAAATGT GCAGAAGAGATAACATTGACCATCGGCCAAGCATTTGACTTGGCTTACAAGAAGTTTCTGGAGTCTGGGGGAAAAGACGTAGAGACAAGGAAACAGATAGGTGGCCTGCAGAAAAGA ATTCAAGATCTTGAAGCTGAAAATTCGGAATTGAAGAAGCAGTTGCAAGTCTTAGAGGAACAGCTGATGATTGCTCAAGTTCCTCCT GGAAACAGCATGTCCTCGAAGACCCCCACTGACATATTTGACATGGTTCCATTTTCTCCAATGACCCCATTGGTTCCATTACCAGCAAGTAATGGCTCGGCCCCTCCACCCCCAGCAAGGCCTACAGAGATTA GGAGAGACGTGTTTGGTGCAGAGCCATTTGACCCATTCACCTGCGGTGCAGCTGACTTTCCTCCCGACATCCAGTCAAAGCTGGATGAGATGCAG GAGGGGTTCAAAATGGGACTAACAGTAGAGGGCACTGTCTTTTCCCTTGATCCACTAGAAGGTCGTTGCTGA